A part of Vicinamibacterales bacterium genomic DNA contains:
- a CDS encoding alkaline phosphatase family protein — MWSTAAVLALAAGWPPTAGTQAARPTLLVLVVVDQMRADYLTRYGGRWTGGLRRLLDGGAVQEQTFYPYLNTVTCAGHATLATGSWPRTHGAIMNQWYDRKARAVRSCTADPSVRTIAYGTERVSRGHSAAALQVPTLAERLRRRWLGSRAVTLSVKARSAIMMAGKGATAVTWHDAAGWQTSTAFGRPRRETAAALARLPVDPRHLAPWERLLPADAYAGADDGPGERPPRGWTARFPHAFDGLPSARLPIRFEESPYSDAALGAMAADAIRDFQLGQRGVVDFLGVSFSATDLVGHPFGPDSHEVQDTLARLDAVLAHLLDTLDRAVGPGKYAVALSADHGVAAVPEAARAAGLDAGRVPLASVRVAVEGALAPLGPGPHVAHVEYTQIYLTPETRARASAATMAPALKALRALPGVAAAVWNTSLPSADDGTPRPVVDAVAAGHVPDRSGDLSVVPAEHWIFVPGASAAGGDGTTHGSAHGYDQHVPLILYGPAFRAGRYADRATPADAAPTLAAAVGLPFNGVEGRVRREMLADPGAAPR; from the coding sequence GTGTGGTCGACGGCGGCGGTCCTGGCACTCGCCGCGGGCTGGCCGCCGACCGCCGGGACCCAGGCCGCGCGGCCCACGCTGCTCGTGCTGGTCGTCGTGGATCAGATGCGCGCCGACTACCTGACGCGCTACGGCGGCCGGTGGACCGGCGGGCTCCGCCGCCTCCTGGACGGCGGTGCCGTCCAGGAACAGACCTTCTATCCGTACCTCAACACCGTGACGTGCGCGGGGCATGCGACGCTCGCCACCGGAAGCTGGCCGAGGACCCACGGCGCCATCATGAACCAGTGGTACGACCGCAAGGCCCGCGCGGTGCGGTCGTGCACGGCCGACCCGTCGGTCCGGACGATCGCCTACGGCACCGAGCGGGTGTCGCGCGGTCACAGCGCCGCGGCCCTCCAGGTGCCCACGCTGGCGGAGCGGCTGCGCCGGCGCTGGCTGGGCTCGCGGGCGGTGACCCTGTCCGTCAAGGCGCGCTCCGCCATCATGATGGCCGGCAAGGGCGCGACGGCCGTCACCTGGCACGACGCCGCCGGCTGGCAGACCTCCACCGCGTTCGGCCGGCCGCGCCGCGAGACCGCGGCCGCGTTGGCGCGCCTGCCGGTGGATCCCCGGCACCTGGCGCCGTGGGAGCGCCTGTTGCCGGCTGACGCCTATGCCGGTGCCGACGACGGCCCCGGCGAGCGTCCGCCCCGCGGCTGGACGGCCAGGTTCCCGCACGCCTTCGACGGCCTGCCGTCCGCGCGTCTGCCGATCCGGTTCGAGGAGAGCCCCTACTCCGACGCGGCACTCGGCGCCATGGCCGCCGACGCGATTCGCGACTTCCAGCTGGGCCAGCGGGGCGTCGTCGACTTCCTGGGCGTCAGCTTCTCCGCCACGGACCTGGTCGGCCACCCGTTCGGCCCCGACAGCCACGAGGTGCAGGACACGCTGGCGCGCCTCGACGCCGTCCTGGCGCACCTGCTGGACACGCTCGACCGGGCGGTGGGGCCCGGCAAGTACGCGGTGGCGCTCTCGGCCGACCACGGCGTGGCCGCCGTGCCCGAGGCGGCGCGGGCTGCCGGGCTCGACGCCGGTCGGGTCCCGCTGGCGTCGGTTCGAGTGGCGGTGGAGGGGGCCCTCGCGCCCCTGGGACCCGGGCCGCACGTCGCGCACGTCGAGTACACCCAGATCTATCTGACGCCGGAGACACGCGCGCGCGCCTCGGCCGCTACGATGGCGCCCGCCCTGAAGGCGCTTCGCGCGCTGCCGGGCGTGGCGGCGGCCGTCTGGAACACCAGCCTGCCCTCGGCGGACGACGGCACGCCCAGGCCGGTGGTGGACGCCGTGGCGGCGGGACACGTGCCCGACCGCAGCGGCGACCTGTCGGTCGTGCCGGCCGAACACTGGATCTTCGTGCCGGGCGCGAGCGCCGCGGGCGGAGACGGCACCACGCACGGGTCGGCCCACGGGTACGATCAGCACGTGCCCCTGATCCTCTACGGCCCGGCCTTCCGGGCCGGCCGCTACGCGGACCGCGCCACACCGGCCGATGCCGCCCCCACGCTGGCGGCCGCCGTCGGCCTCCCGTTCAACGGCGTCGAGGGACGCGTGCGTCGCGAGATGCTCGCCGACCCCGGCGCGGCACCGCGGTAG